A stretch of Hydrogenothermus marinus DNA encodes these proteins:
- the groES gene encoding co-chaperone GroES has protein sequence MASLKPLYDRVVVKPIEEKEGKTPSGIIIPDTAKEKPSEGEVIAVGEGRLLENGQTVPLKVKVGDKVVYSKYAGNEFVVDGEELIVLREDDILAIIEK, from the coding sequence ATGGCAAGTTTAAAACCACTCTATGATAGAGTTGTTGTAAAACCAATTGAAGAAAAAGAAGGTAAAACACCATCTGGAATTATAATTCCAGATACTGCTAAAGAAAAACCTTCAGAAGGTGAAGTAATTGCAGTTGGAGAAGGAAGACTTTTAGAAAACGGACAAACAGTTCCTTTAAAAGTTAAAGTTGGAGATAAAGTAGTTTATAGCAAATATGCAGGGAATGAGTTTGTTGTTGATGGTGAAGAACTTATTGTTTTAAGAGAAGATGACATTTTAGCAATCATTGAAAAATAA